From a single Planctellipticum variicoloris genomic region:
- a CDS encoding inverse autotransporter beta domain-containing protein: MKLSIKRCLFSFVMSTALAGTVRAQSESAEGVVRLGSDASSAAASAPQADPAMEGYATPYASPYGAASSQYGPPPNFGMTEVDRVFRMRGRVDVRGGHLYGYNEGYTNAGIFAPLALADENSLIFADVRALVTNQGKGGANVGVGLRHYEEGLDRVFGASVWYDYDNGHVESYNQIGISLESLGRFWDWRVNGYIPVGQDKHSLGVAYPSSFFIEHNIWLNQITTWEQSYHGFDTEVGGPFPVLGRYGLNGYVGFYYFTGANSSDFTGVSGRIQAQLNEDLSLGVTVTDDHTFGTNTQIQVVATLPDGTPNRWLRPLRVYDRLFQPVQRNYRAIVNTIYDTDQIIAINPKDGLPYFVDHIDPNKLVDGNGTVDNPYSSIASYTANEADKPSVDIIYVHPRLDGSSANLDTGITLLTGQRLLSTSVQHTFMTPEGTMQLAGYVPGDLPVLTNPTGDVVVFADGANCLEVSGFTITGSTGFNGISGTNNSFVMINRNTIQGGDNGVLLTNLSGTFAAGMESTFNDNIFSGNDVDGLAVINDGAADLDVVVVDNVASNNGRDGIRLVADNGSVLSGLIDGNTASGNTVAGIHLISDSGTLNFNDPLDPDSPRQISNNTLQNNTGDGLRVDVSGTASSDLLITDNTATGNQNGIHITRTDSAALNVDLRGNTTGSNTAAGVAVDIGGAAAPTVTISTQDTLYENNVGDGLQINGFDDAVVDFTSTRDIFRGNGGNGLSVTSDDDSVVNVSFTNATGQQNTNGAAFLSDGDSTLNVTIATDPLDPNFVGTSVFESNAQNGVQVTSRLRSLLNFDVSDTVFRNNAGDGLNFNRIDASNLIAVVADSEFTGNTSDGLEFSFSGSNINDPSQPLPLNSPNRLTVARSIFDSNGQNGMNFQGTGDATLVANVSLSEFTNNTQNGVLATTFAGSSFGSSLIPEFSVFDGILATDNGQDGMHFNVFDNVGVGSTQRVTIQSTLGETLIADNGGDGIQFDVGTIVGGGFQSGAANGVLNVLGVNTTITANAGNGINSIVQDDNQFDFGTDQGTITVQNATIGGPTAADGNGGDGIHMEVSTRTSAIDSGIGTVNLIGATIQHNVGDGVELFVRDNAEGHINSSAGTLIADNGGNGLNFGADGNNYDGGGWLTINANIVNSSIVRNTLNGVSIDLEGRAGAAGLANAFDPNVFVFDGNLIAQNGLDGIFYNGNAGLQRRFGSDGTLNDFIKVRVLLPQPTSPVATPFDGTQMFLQSAFAASIGNTGTAIPDVFTSDFMNLTTDQNTQMTITNNTIQFNGQSNATGDGVRLRVSTDSYLGVDVGGANGSGNGNTFTGNLLSDFRTESFLAIDAATGNVVPKTPSVANGSPTPDDIYLDDTAQMDLRFFNNTGDNINAVPNVFPRGAIYPNEFLMGGNFLRPVQLFQLDGGPSVNASNSFTNTPSVTTEFANGDFHIRTGTSLTFPNNNFPRNFNTSPGNPFLP; the protein is encoded by the coding sequence ATGAAACTCTCGATCAAGCGGTGTCTGTTCAGCTTCGTCATGAGCACGGCGCTGGCAGGCACAGTCAGGGCGCAAAGCGAGTCGGCGGAAGGGGTAGTCCGACTCGGCAGCGATGCGTCCTCGGCAGCGGCTTCAGCCCCACAGGCCGATCCGGCCATGGAAGGCTACGCGACGCCCTACGCGTCTCCCTACGGGGCCGCATCGTCCCAGTACGGACCGCCGCCGAACTTCGGGATGACCGAGGTTGACCGGGTCTTCCGGATGCGCGGGCGGGTCGACGTCCGCGGCGGACACCTCTACGGCTACAACGAGGGATATACCAACGCGGGTATCTTCGCTCCCCTGGCGCTCGCGGATGAGAACTCCCTCATTTTCGCCGACGTCCGGGCTCTGGTGACGAATCAGGGGAAGGGGGGCGCCAATGTCGGCGTGGGCCTCCGTCACTACGAAGAAGGCCTGGACCGCGTCTTCGGTGCGTCCGTCTGGTACGACTACGACAACGGTCACGTGGAGTCGTACAACCAGATCGGGATCAGCCTCGAATCGCTCGGACGCTTCTGGGACTGGCGCGTCAACGGCTACATCCCGGTCGGCCAGGACAAGCACAGCCTTGGCGTCGCCTACCCGAGCAGCTTCTTCATCGAACACAATATCTGGCTGAATCAGATCACCACCTGGGAACAGTCCTATCACGGCTTCGATACCGAAGTCGGCGGCCCATTCCCGGTGCTGGGGCGATACGGCCTCAACGGCTACGTCGGCTTCTACTACTTCACGGGAGCCAACAGCTCCGACTTCACCGGCGTCAGCGGCCGTATTCAGGCCCAGTTGAACGAGGATCTGTCGCTTGGCGTAACGGTTACGGACGACCACACCTTCGGCACCAACACCCAGATTCAGGTCGTGGCAACGCTGCCGGATGGCACTCCCAATCGCTGGCTCCGGCCGCTGCGAGTCTACGACCGGCTGTTCCAGCCCGTGCAGAGAAACTACCGCGCAATTGTCAATACGATCTACGACACCGATCAGATCATTGCGATCAATCCGAAGGACGGGCTGCCGTACTTCGTCGATCACATCGATCCGAACAAACTCGTCGACGGAAACGGCACCGTCGATAACCCGTACAGCTCGATCGCGAGTTACACCGCCAACGAAGCCGACAAACCCAGCGTTGACATCATCTACGTCCATCCGAGGCTCGACGGCAGTTCGGCCAATCTCGATACCGGCATCACGCTGCTGACGGGGCAGCGACTGCTCAGCACCAGCGTGCAGCACACCTTCATGACGCCCGAAGGAACGATGCAGCTCGCCGGGTATGTTCCAGGCGACCTCCCGGTGCTGACCAATCCCACCGGCGACGTCGTCGTGTTCGCCGACGGAGCGAACTGCCTCGAAGTGTCCGGGTTCACGATCACCGGAAGCACCGGCTTCAACGGGATTTCCGGCACGAACAACAGCTTCGTGATGATCAATCGCAATACGATTCAGGGAGGCGACAACGGCGTCCTGCTGACCAACCTGTCCGGCACGTTTGCCGCCGGGATGGAAAGCACATTCAACGACAACATCTTCAGCGGCAACGACGTCGACGGCCTCGCCGTGATCAACGACGGCGCGGCGGACCTGGATGTCGTCGTCGTCGACAACGTCGCTTCCAACAACGGACGGGACGGAATCCGGCTGGTCGCGGACAACGGATCTGTCCTGTCGGGGCTAATTGACGGCAACACTGCCAGCGGCAACACCGTAGCCGGCATTCACCTGATTTCCGACAGCGGCACGTTGAACTTCAATGACCCGCTCGATCCTGACAGCCCCCGGCAGATCAGCAACAACACGCTGCAGAACAACACTGGCGACGGACTGAGAGTCGACGTCTCCGGCACTGCAAGTTCTGATCTTTTGATCACCGATAATACGGCAACCGGAAACCAGAATGGAATCCACATCACCCGGACCGATTCTGCGGCCCTGAATGTGGATCTGCGTGGCAATACAACCGGCAGCAACACTGCGGCTGGTGTCGCCGTCGACATCGGCGGCGCCGCGGCGCCAACCGTCACGATCAGCACTCAGGACACGCTGTACGAGAACAATGTCGGCGACGGATTGCAGATCAACGGGTTTGATGACGCCGTGGTCGACTTCACCAGCACGCGGGACATCTTCCGCGGCAATGGCGGGAACGGCCTGTCCGTCACTTCGGACGACGACTCCGTTGTGAATGTCTCGTTCACCAACGCGACTGGTCAGCAGAATACAAACGGAGCTGCTTTCCTGTCGGATGGCGATTCGACACTCAACGTCACGATTGCGACCGACCCGCTGGATCCGAATTTCGTCGGTACATCGGTGTTCGAATCGAACGCCCAGAACGGCGTGCAGGTGACCAGCAGGCTGCGGTCGCTGCTGAACTTCGATGTCTCAGACACCGTATTCCGGAACAACGCGGGAGACGGCCTGAACTTCAATCGGATCGATGCTTCGAATCTGATCGCGGTCGTGGCGGATTCGGAATTCACCGGGAACACCAGCGACGGTCTGGAGTTCAGCTTCTCGGGCAGCAATATCAACGATCCGAGCCAGCCGCTGCCGCTGAATTCTCCCAATCGGCTGACTGTCGCCCGGTCGATCTTCGACTCCAACGGCCAGAACGGCATGAACTTCCAGGGAACCGGCGACGCCACCCTGGTTGCCAATGTCAGCCTGTCGGAATTCACCAACAACACGCAGAACGGCGTCCTCGCGACGACGTTCGCCGGGTCCAGTTTTGGCAGCTCGCTGATTCCGGAATTCTCGGTCTTCGACGGCATACTCGCGACAGATAACGGCCAGGACGGCATGCACTTCAATGTGTTTGATAACGTCGGCGTCGGATCGACACAACGCGTGACGATCCAGAGCACCCTGGGCGAGACGCTGATCGCCGACAACGGCGGTGACGGCATTCAGTTCGACGTCGGCACCATCGTGGGCGGCGGATTCCAGAGTGGTGCAGCCAACGGCGTTCTCAACGTCCTCGGCGTCAATACGACGATCACCGCCAACGCCGGCAACGGCATCAACTCGATCGTTCAGGACGATAATCAGTTCGACTTCGGCACCGATCAGGGGACGATCACCGTGCAGAACGCCACGATCGGCGGTCCGACGGCGGCCGATGGCAACGGCGGCGACGGTATCCATATGGAGGTCTCGACTCGGACCAGCGCCATCGATTCGGGCATCGGTACGGTCAACCTGATCGGGGCGACGATTCAGCACAACGTCGGCGACGGCGTGGAGCTGTTCGTGCGGGACAACGCCGAGGGGCACATCAATTCGTCCGCCGGCACGCTGATCGCCGACAACGGCGGAAACGGGCTGAACTTTGGCGCCGACGGCAACAATTACGACGGCGGCGGCTGGTTGACGATCAACGCGAACATCGTCAACTCGTCGATTGTCCGCAACACGCTCAACGGCGTAAGCATCGATCTGGAGGGACGGGCCGGCGCCGCTGGTCTTGCGAACGCCTTCGATCCGAACGTGTTCGTGTTCGACGGCAACCTGATCGCTCAGAACGGCCTGGACGGAATCTTCTACAACGGCAACGCCGGCCTGCAGCGGCGGTTCGGCAGCGACGGAACGCTGAACGACTTCATCAAAGTCCGGGTCCTGTTGCCGCAGCCGACCTCGCCCGTGGCGACGCCGTTCGACGGAACTCAGATGTTCCTGCAGTCCGCTTTCGCCGCATCGATCGGCAACACGGGGACTGCGATTCCCGACGTTTTCACCAGCGACTTCATGAATCTGACGACCGACCAGAATACGCAGATGACGATTACCAACAACACCATTCAGTTTAACGGCCAGAGCAATGCGACCGGCGACGGCGTCCGCCTGCGGGTCAGCACCGACAGTTACCTCGGTGTCGACGTCGGCGGGGCGAACGGTTCCGGCAACGGCAACACCTTTACCGGCAACCTGCTATCGGATTTCCGGACGGAATCGTTCCTGGCGATCGACGCGGCCACTGGCAACGTCGTCCCGAAGACGCCGTCGGTGGCGAACGGCAGTCCGACGCCGGACGACATTTACCTGGATGACACGGCCCAGATGGACTTGCGGTTCTTTAATAACACGGGCGACAACATCAACGCCGTGCCGAACGTCTTCCCCCGCGGCGCCATCTATCCGAACGAATTCCTGATGGGCGGAAACTTCCTGAGGCCGGTGCAACTGTTCCAACTCGACGGCGGGCCGAGCGTCAACGCGAGCAACTCCTTCACGAATACGCCTTCTGTGACGACCGAATTCGCCAACGGCGACTTCCACATCCGGACGGGGACGTCGCTCACCTTCCCGAACAACAACTTCCCACGGAACTTCAACACCAGCCCGGGTAACCCGTTCCTGCCGTAA
- a CDS encoding gamma carbonic anhydrase family protein has translation MPDQPPEIPFPDAGVDWQAICDTPVIDSTAWIAPGAVLYGRVRVGSRSSIWFGCIVRGDHERIEIGADTNLQDGAILHVDPGYPCILGDRVTVGHRAIVHGSVVEDGALIGIAATVLSRCVVGAGALVAAGAVVLEGTVIPPGTLWAGCPARQMRELSPDQQLRLERNWQHYVNNAIAHRAAQIHQPPTTNHQPPTTNHQPPTTNHQPPTTN, from the coding sequence CGGAGTCGACTGGCAGGCGATCTGCGACACCCCCGTCATCGATTCTACGGCCTGGATCGCCCCCGGGGCAGTCCTGTACGGCCGGGTCCGCGTCGGTTCCCGCAGCTCCATCTGGTTCGGGTGCATCGTTCGCGGCGATCACGAGCGGATCGAAATCGGCGCCGACACCAATCTCCAGGACGGAGCCATCCTGCACGTCGATCCCGGCTATCCCTGCATCCTGGGAGACCGGGTCACGGTCGGGCACCGGGCCATTGTGCATGGCTCCGTCGTGGAAGACGGCGCCCTGATCGGCATCGCGGCGACGGTCCTCAGCCGCTGCGTCGTCGGTGCGGGGGCTCTAGTCGCGGCCGGAGCGGTGGTCCTCGAAGGCACGGTCATTCCCCCCGGCACGCTCTGGGCCGGCTGCCCCGCCCGGCAGATGCGGGAGCTGTCCCCCGACCAGCAGCTCCGGCTCGAGCGAAACTGGCAGCACTACGTCAACAACGCCATCGCCCACCGCGCCGCCCAAATCCACCAACCACCAACCACCAACCACCAACCACCAACCACCAACCACCAACCACCAACCACCAACCACCAACCACCAACCACCAACTGA